The proteins below come from a single Mauremys reevesii isolate NIE-2019 linkage group 6, ASM1616193v1, whole genome shotgun sequence genomic window:
- the RFESD gene encoding Rieske domain-containing protein isoform X1: MICQLHRDMDLHSSIETPDKVKADAPVYVGKEEDIKQSQRITASVHDREVVVFYHEEKFYAMDRRCYHAGGPLHLGEIEDINGQPCIICPWHKYKITLATGEGLYQAINPTEPSATPKWRSKGIKQRTHKVTVDNGSVYVTPSDLSISCDSDYYADKYKKTGSSDMKK, translated from the exons GACATGGATTTGCACAGCTCAATTGAAACACCTGATAAAGTAAAGGCTGATGCTCCTGTATATGTTGGTAAAGAAGAAGACATAAAACAATCCCAAAGAATAACAGCCAGTGTCCATGACAGAGAAGTTGTCGTTTTCTACCATGAAGAGAAATTTTATGCCATGGACCGTCGCTGTTACC ATGCAGGAGGTCCTTTACATCTTGGAGAGATAGAG GATATCAATGGACAGCCCTGCATTATTTGCCCTTGGCACAAGTATAAAATTACTTTGGCAACAGGAGAAGGCTTATATCAAGCAATAAACCCTACAGAACCATCAGCAACACCAAAATGGCGATCAAAAGGAATAAAGCAAAGAACTCACAAGGTTACTGTAGACAATGGAAGTGTTTATGTGACTCCTTCGGACTTATCTATCAGCTGTGACTCTGATTACTATGCTGATAAGTACAAAAAGACTGGAAGTTCTGATATGAAAAAATAA
- the RFESD gene encoding Rieske domain-containing protein isoform X2, producing MYNQLDMDLHSSIETPDKVKADAPVYVGKEEDIKQSQRITASVHDREVVVFYHEEKFYAMDRRCYHAGGPLHLGEIEDINGQPCIICPWHKYKITLATGEGLYQAINPTEPSATPKWRSKGIKQRTHKVTVDNGSVYVTPSDLSISCDSDYYADKYKKTGSSDMKK from the exons ATGTATAATCAGCTG GACATGGATTTGCACAGCTCAATTGAAACACCTGATAAAGTAAAGGCTGATGCTCCTGTATATGTTGGTAAAGAAGAAGACATAAAACAATCCCAAAGAATAACAGCCAGTGTCCATGACAGAGAAGTTGTCGTTTTCTACCATGAAGAGAAATTTTATGCCATGGACCGTCGCTGTTACC ATGCAGGAGGTCCTTTACATCTTGGAGAGATAGAG GATATCAATGGACAGCCCTGCATTATTTGCCCTTGGCACAAGTATAAAATTACTTTGGCAACAGGAGAAGGCTTATATCAAGCAATAAACCCTACAGAACCATCAGCAACACCAAAATGGCGATCAAAAGGAATAAAGCAAAGAACTCACAAGGTTACTGTAGACAATGGAAGTGTTTATGTGACTCCTTCGGACTTATCTATCAGCTGTGACTCTGATTACTATGCTGATAAGTACAAAAAGACTGGAAGTTCTGATATGAAAAAATAA
- the RFESD gene encoding Rieske domain-containing protein isoform X3 has translation MDLHSSIETPDKVKADAPVYVGKEEDIKQSQRITASVHDREVVVFYHEEKFYAMDRRCYHAGGPLHLGEIEDINGQPCIICPWHKYKITLATGEGLYQAINPTEPSATPKWRSKGIKQRTHKVTVDNGSVYVTPSDLSISCDSDYYADKYKKTGSSDMKK, from the exons ATGGATTTGCACAGCTCAATTGAAACACCTGATAAAGTAAAGGCTGATGCTCCTGTATATGTTGGTAAAGAAGAAGACATAAAACAATCCCAAAGAATAACAGCCAGTGTCCATGACAGAGAAGTTGTCGTTTTCTACCATGAAGAGAAATTTTATGCCATGGACCGTCGCTGTTACC ATGCAGGAGGTCCTTTACATCTTGGAGAGATAGAG GATATCAATGGACAGCCCTGCATTATTTGCCCTTGGCACAAGTATAAAATTACTTTGGCAACAGGAGAAGGCTTATATCAAGCAATAAACCCTACAGAACCATCAGCAACACCAAAATGGCGATCAAAAGGAATAAAGCAAAGAACTCACAAGGTTACTGTAGACAATGGAAGTGTTTATGTGACTCCTTCGGACTTATCTATCAGCTGTGACTCTGATTACTATGCTGATAAGTACAAAAAGACTGGAAGTTCTGATATGAAAAAATAA